CTTGTCAGGCGCTTGGTCCGGGATCTCGACATTCCGATCACTATTGTGCCCTGTCCGACAGTCCGCGAAGCCGATGGTCTTGCGCTATCGTCGCGTAACGTGCGGCTCTCCCCAGCCCAACGCGCCATTGCCCCAAAACTAGCATCGGTCCTGCTCGATACGGCCGAGCGGCTTGCACGCGGCTCCCCCATCCTGCCTACGCTTGATGAAGCGCGTGCAGCAATTCTGGCTGCCGGCTATCGCGAGCTCGAATACCTGGAGCTTCGCGGAGAAACAGACCTGCAATCGTTAGCAAGCCTTGACCGACCGGCACGCTTGCTTGCTGCGGCTTGGCTTGGCGACACGCGGCTCATCGATAACGTCGCAATATCACCCATCGGTAGTTGGTCAGGTGGGCGGAGCTCTCTCCAATCGGAAGCAGCACAGCAATTGCGGTGATGACGGCGGCGCGTCGTATGCCCTGCAGGGACAGGCCATCATTTAGAACCACGTCTCCGTCGGCTTCCAGCAACCTCCGCGAGGTACGCTAAGCGCAGATGCATCGCGTATTTGAAACCTTGGTCGAGCAACTCTCTGCAAGCGTCGATGCCGTCGATCTCCATGAGGCAATGGCGTCCGCCGCAGCCGGGTTCGACTTTCCGCTCTTCGCTTATTTCACCTACCCATCCGCTTCCGGCGACAGGCCGCGATTGATCTCGAATTATCCATCATCATGGACATCACATTACCTGCAACAGCGCTACCACAGCGTGGATCCCGTGATCCTGCGGGGACTGCGGGGCTGGGATACCTTCGACTGGGGTGTGGACCGCGATCACCGTTATTTGCCGACCTCTCAGCAGGAAGTCCTGGAAAAAGCAGCTGAGTTCGGCATTCGCGGCGGACTGACCATGTCGATGCATGATCATCGCGGCCGGTTCGCCGCACTGACCTTCGCCTCCAACGAGGCGCATCCGCCATTTCTGAGGTCGCTGACGCGCTACGAAAAAGCAATGCAACTGGTTGCGATCAACGTTCATATCCATGCCCGGCGCAGGCTCGCCGAAGATTGCGTGGTAGATGGCATAATGCTCACCCGGCGGGAGTTCGAGTGCCTGAAATGGGCGGCGTGCGGCAAGTCGGCCTGGGATATCAGCCAGATTCTCGGTGTCTCGAAACGCACCGTGACCTTCCATCAGGAAAACGCCAAGGCGAAGCTTGGCGTGCGAACCATCAACCAGGCCGTAGTGCGGATGGCTGCTCGGGCGAGATCCTGATCCTCTCCAAGTCTAGCTGTAAAGGTCTACAGGCTGCATTCATGACGGCTTTGCCCTTCGATTGCGTGGACACATCCCGCACGGAGACGACAATGATGCAGCTGATAACACCCGACTGCTACGCCGAGTTTGCGAGCGAACTCAA
The window above is part of the Mesorhizobium sp. WSM4904 genome. Proteins encoded here:
- a CDS encoding LuxR family transcriptional regulator: MHRVFETLVEQLSASVDAVDLHEAMASAAAGFDFPLFAYFTYPSASGDRPRLISNYPSSWTSHYLQQRYHSVDPVILRGLRGWDTFDWGVDRDHRYLPTSQQEVLEKAAEFGIRGGLTMSMHDHRGRFAALTFASNEAHPPFLRSLTRYEKAMQLVAINVHIHARRRLAEDCVVDGIMLTRREFECLKWAACGKSAWDISQILGVSKRTVTFHQENAKAKLGVRTINQAVVRMAARARS